In the genome of Candidatus Rokuibacteriota bacterium, the window TGAGCGCGACGTCGGGGTCGCTCGCTGGATGGCCCTGCTCGTCGAGCGCCCAGCCCTCGGGGATCGACTTCCGCCAGCGCGAGGCGATCGTGAGCTTGCCCATCGCCACCGTCGTGGTCGCCATGTCCAGGACGAAGGGCGGCTCGCCGCCCGCGGGCACGGCGACGCTCAGCGGGTTCGTGGAGAGCATGGCCTTGCGGCCGAACGTGGGGACCATGGCGGGGACGAAGGAGTTCGTCATCGCGATGCCGACCAGCTGGTGGGGGAGGGCCATCATGGAGTAGCAGGCGCACGCGCCGAAGTGGTTCGAGTTCCGCACCGCCACGAACCCTGCGCCGAAGGCCTTGGCCTTCTCGATGGCCAGCGTCATCGCCCGCGTGGAGGTCCAGTGTCCGAGCCCGCGCTGCCCGTCCACCAGGGCCGTGGCCAGCTCGTCCCGCACGACGAGCGGCTCGGCCGCGGGATCGATGTATCCCTTGCGGGTCCACTCCACGTAGAGGGGGAGCATCCCGATCCCGTGGGAGTCCACGCCCCGCAGGTCGGTCTGGACCATGAGCGCGGCGGTGTGCTCGGCGATGGGCCGGCGCATGCCGAGGGCCCCCAGTACCTCGGTGATGAAGCGCTTGAGCTGCTCGTGGTGCACGACGACAGCGCCTTCGCTCGCCATGGGTCTCCTTTCCCTATTCCGGCCTCGCCTCGTGGCGGGCCTGCCTCCCGGCATGGCCGCCGCCCCTCGGCTCGAACTGCGTCGGGCCTCGCCTCGTGGCGGGCCTGCCTCCCGGCATGGCCGCCGCCCCTCGGCTCGAACTGCGTCGGGCCTCGCCTCGTGGCGGGCCTGCCTCCCGGCATGGCCGCCACCCCTCGGCTCGAACTGCGGTCACAGCCCCGTGATCTTGATTCCGGAGTTCTTCACCTTGTAGCGGCGGTTGATCATTGCCAGCACCGCCGTGATCCCTTCGAGCAGGCCGGCGTTCGAGAGGGGCCCGATGTCGAGGGCGCGGAGCCCCATGCTCGTCCCGAGCTCGGCGACCTGCTGCCTGGCCGCAGGGTCGTCGCCGCAGAGGAGGAGGTCGCAGTCGATTGCCTGGTCGAGCGAGGCCAGTTCGTGGGCGGCGATGTGGTGAAAGGCCGCGATGACCCTCGCCCCGGCGCCCAGGAGCTGCTGGGCCTCCTCAGCGGCCGAGCCGATCGGCGGGGGCACGAAGAGCCGCCCGCCCCCGAAGGCCAGCGGCACCACCGCGCTGACGATGACCTTTCCCTGGCAGGCGCCCTTCACCTCCGGGAGCGTGGCGGCCAGCCCGGTGTAGGGGAGCGTCAGCACGACCAGGTCGCCCGCAGCCGCTGCCTCCGGGTTGGTCATCCCGCCGGCGTCACCGCCGACCTGAGCCCTCAGCTCATCGGCCTTTGCCCGGGCGCGTGCGGCGTCCCGCGAGCCGATGATGATCGGGTGACCGGCCTTGAGCCAGCGGAGGGCGAGTCCCATGCCCTCCTTGCCGGTCCCGCCCAGGATGGCGATCCGCATACCAGCTTCCTACCTGAACAGGTCGCGCGCCGGATCGCGCAGGAGCGCCTTCGAGGTGGCCTCGGCGCGCACCACGGCGAGACCGCGGACGATGGCCACGGGGATCCGGCTGAGCTTTCCCATCACCAGCTCCGCGGCGCCCGCGAGCTCGTCGGCGATGGCCAGGAGCGTCGCCTGGAGCACGTGGCCGGCCGGGTCCCGCTCGCCCAGGTAGCTCTTGATCGGCTCGAGCCCCGCGACGCCGATGGCCACGTTGGTCAGACCCTCGCGCCAGGGCCGACCGAAGGTATCGGAGACGATGATCGCGAGGTCCAGGGCCGTCAGCCGGCGGATGCGATCGCGGAGGGTCTGGGCCGAGCGGTCGGGATCCTCGGGGAGGAGGGCGGCGGTCTCGAGGCCCACGTTCGACTGGTCCACGCCCGCGTTCGCGCAGATCCAGCCGTGGCGGGTCTCGACGATCAGCACGCCCTTGTCCATTCTCACGACGCGTCGCGACTCCCCGAGGATCAGCTCCACGAGCCGCGGATCGCGCCCGAGCTCTCCGGCCATCGCCAGCGCAGCCGGCGAGGGCACGACCTCGGTCAGCCGCACGACGCGCCCCTCGGCCTTGGACAGGATCTTCTGGCTCACGACCAGGCAGTCCCCCTCGCGCGGGGGTGTGTCCTGGCGCGCCGCGGCGTCGACGATCAGCCGTCCCAGATCGTCTCCGGTCCGGATCTCGGGAAGCCCCTCGACGCCGATGACCTCGTACCGCGCCGCCATCGGCCTACCGGAAGTGAGGGAAGACCTTCTCGCCAAGGAGGCGGATCGAGCGCAGGACCTTGGCCTGCTCCATCCCGGGCCACTGGAGCCGGAACGTCATTGTCGTGACCTCGAGCCGCTCCCGATGGCGGGCGACTTCGTCCCTGACCTTCACGGGATCGCCGATGATGAAGCGGTCTCGCGCCAGGTCCTCGAACGGAAGCGCGAAGCTCTCGCCGGCGGGCAGCGCCTTGTCCTGCTCCCAGCGCTGGTAGGCCCGGTACTTGGCCTCGAGAAACGGCCGGGCCTCCGCCAGGGCGCTGGCGCTGTCGGGGGCGACGTAGCACTCCTTGGTGATCATGGCCCGCTGCTCCCCAGCCGCGCTTCGATCCCGAACCCCCGGACGAGGCGCCAGCTCCGCGTCTGCCGCTCGCTCTCGAGCAGGGCCCGGAGGTCCTCGGGCCCGTCGATGTCGAGGCCGAGTCCCGGGAACCTGAGCACGACGGGATCGAGCCCGCGGCGGCGCGCCGCGAACAGGTGGTTGGGGAAGGACGGCTCGCCGAACTTGAGCGCCATGACGTCGGGAGGCGACAGCACGGCGCCGTTGGTTCCGAAGCCCGAGCGCGACGGGACGAAGGCGACGCCCGGCCGGCTCGGTACGGCCTCGGCCAGCGCCGTGATCTCCTGCGGGGTGACCTGGGGCACATCGCCCGGGACGGTCAGGAACCGTTCGGCCCCTCGCTCGGCTGCGAAGCCCCGGGCGAGGGCCACCGCCTCGGTATGGCCGCGGTTCTCTGGTTCTTCGAGGACGGTGACAGGAAACGCCCGGACCAGGGCGATGACCTCCGGGTCCCGCGTGACCACCAGCACGCTCGAGAGGTCCGCTGCCGTCACGGCCTCGAGCACGTCCTCGAGCATCGCGCGCGCCAGGGCCCGCCGCTCGTCTGGCGAGAGCACCGGGACGAGCCGCTGCTTGGCGTTTTCCAGGTCTTTGGCGGGGATCGCCGCGACGGTCCTCACCCGAGCGCCTCGAGGACCGCGCGCGCGAGCGCAGTCTCCCGCTCGCGGTCCGTCATCAGCGTGTCGGTCACGACGGGCGAGACCCCGAGCTGGAGCAGCTCGGGCGTGAGCTCGCGATCCTGGCGGTCGAGGACCATCACGTCGAGCCACCGCCGGTAGGCCCGGGCCACGCCCGCCGCCGACACCGGCAGCCCTTTCGCGGCCATCAGCGCCCCGGCCGGTCCGCTCACCGCCGCTCCCGCCATGATCGGGCTGATCGCGATGACGACGGCCGGCGTGTCGGTCAGGGCTTCGACGATGCCCGGGACGGCGAGGATGGGGCCGACTGACGTGACGGGGTTGGAGGGGCAGACGAGCACGGCGCGGGCTTCCCTGATCGCCTCGATCACGCCCGGAGCGGGGCGCGCGGCGTCCGCGCCCTCGTAAGCGACGTCGAGGACTTCGACCTGGGCTTTTTCCCTGACGAAGAATTCCTGAAACGGGAGCCAGCCTGCCGTCGAGAGGATCTGGGTCCTCACGGGCTCGTCGGCCATGGGCAGGATGCGGCTCCTCACCCCCAGAGCGCGGCGGATGGCGTCGGTGACGGCCGAGAGCGCGAGCCCGCGCCTGAGGCACTCGGTCCTGAACAGGTGGGTGGCCAGGTCCCTGTCGCCGAGGTTGAACCACGTCTCGCCGCCGAAGGCGGCCATGGCCCGAAGGCAGTGGAAGCTGTCGTCATGGACGCCCCAGCCTTTCGTCTCGTCGATGAGCCCGGCGAGCGTGTAGGTAACGGTGTCCAGGTCCGGCGAGATGTGGAGGCCCCAGAGCTCGAGGTCGTCGCCCGTGTTCCCGATCACAGTCAGGCGGGCCGGGTCCGCGACGCTGGCAAGCCCTCTGAGGAACCTGGCGGCGCCTGTGCCGCCGGCCAGCGCTGTGATCATGGGCCCGCGAGGTCAGGCCGGGGAGCTGCCAGAGACGGTGTCAGCGCAGATCGTCCCGCTCGAGCGTGTCGGTTCTGCGGGAGGACCAGAGGGCGGAGCCGCCGCGCCAGGCGAACAGCCCGGTGCCGGGGCGTCCCCTGAACGCCGCCGGGAGATCGGCCTCCGGTACGGGGATGAAGCCGAAGCGGACCCAGACCCGGTCGAGCCCTTGCGGTCTGGCGAAGAGCGTTTCCACGCCAGCAGCGGCGGAGGCCGAGAGGGCCGACGTCATGAGCTGGGCGGCGACCTCCAGCGCTTCCTCCGTCGCCACGACCACAGGGCCGTGGATCAATCCAGAAGTCCCGCTCCGCTCGACGAGGAGCGCTCCGACCATCCGTTCGGTGGCCGACCCGTCGCTTCCGGTCGCGCCTCCGGGGCCGGTCACCCATGCCCCGCATCCCAGCTCTCCCGGGCTCTCGGGGGGGACCCATGCGCCGGCGTAGGCGAAGAGGCCGCGCGCCTCCGCGGAGCCGGCCGGCAGCGGGCGGTACTCCACGCCTTGCCACGTCCGGGAGGCAACGGGGTCCCCGCGCTGGGCGTTCGGTCGGGGCGGCGGGACCGGGGCGAGCCTGGCTCGCGGGCTCCTACTTCTTCCCAAGCACTGCGTCCTTCAACGCCTTGGCGACCCGGAATTTGACGACGCGCTTGGCCGGAATCTTGATGGGCTCGCCGGTCTGCGGGTTGCGCCCCATGCGCGCCTTGCGGTTGGCGAGCACGAGCTTCCCGAAGCCGGGGAGCACGAAGCCGTTCTTGGCTTCCTTCGTGGCCAGGCCGACCAGCATGTCCATGAGCTCGGACACCTGGCGCTTGGAGAGGTTCGACTTCTGGGCGAGGGATGTGATGATGGCTGCCTTGGTCATCATCTTTGCCATGGGCGCGTCCTCCTCAGGTTGAAGGTGTCGGTGCCACCGAGGCTAGGCGTGTATTGTAATCCTCACCGCGAGGATGGCAAGAGCGAACTCTCGCCCGGGGGCTCGGGGCGAATGAAGCGGAATTCGCTCGAAGCGGTGAGCCCCCTGTAGGAGCCGAAGCGGGCTTCGGCGTCGTCGATCCGGTCCAGCGGGCTCTCCTCGTCCTCCGCCTCGCCGTACAGCTTCA includes:
- the cofC gene encoding 2-phospho-L-lactate guanylyltransferase — protein: MRTVAAIPAKDLENAKQRLVPVLSPDERRALARAMLEDVLEAVTAADLSSVLVVTRDPEVIALVRAFPVTVLEEPENRGHTEAVALARGFAAERGAERFLTVPGDVPQVTPQEITALAEAVPSRPGVAFVPSRSGFGTNGAVLSPPDVMALKFGEPSFPNHLFAARRRGLDPVVLRFPGLGLDIDGPEDLRALLESERQTRSWRLVRGFGIEARLGSSGP
- the npdG gene encoding NADPH-dependent F420 reductase, with the translated sequence MRIAILGGTGKEGMGLALRWLKAGHPIIIGSRDAARARAKADELRAQVGGDAGGMTNPEAAAAGDLVVLTLPYTGLAATLPEVKGACQGKVIVSAVVPLAFGGGRLFVPPPIGSAAEEAQQLLGAGARVIAAFHHIAAHELASLDQAIDCDLLLCGDDPAARQQVAELGTSMGLRALDIGPLSNAGLLEGITAVLAMINRRYKVKNSGIKITGL
- a CDS encoding HU family DNA-binding protein, whose amino-acid sequence is MAKMMTKAAIITSLAQKSNLSKRQVSELMDMLVGLATKEAKNGFVLPGFGKLVLANRKARMGRNPQTGEPIKIPAKRVVKFRVAKALKDAVLGKK
- a CDS encoding 2-phospho-L-lactate transferase, whose amino-acid sequence is MITALAGGTGAARFLRGLASVADPARLTVIGNTGDDLELWGLHISPDLDTVTYTLAGLIDETKGWGVHDDSFHCLRAMAAFGGETWFNLGDRDLATHLFRTECLRRGLALSAVTDAIRRALGVRSRILPMADEPVRTQILSTAGWLPFQEFFVREKAQVEVLDVAYEGADAARPAPGVIEAIREARAVLVCPSNPVTSVGPILAVPGIVEALTDTPAVVIAISPIMAGAAVSGPAGALMAAKGLPVSAAGVARAYRRWLDVMVLDRQDRELTPELLQLGVSPVVTDTLMTDRERETALARAVLEALG
- the cofE gene encoding coenzyme F420-0:L-glutamate ligase, whose amino-acid sequence is MAARYEVIGVEGLPEIRTGDDLGRLIVDAAARQDTPPREGDCLVVSQKILSKAEGRVVRLTEVVPSPAALAMAGELGRDPRLVELILGESRRVVRMDKGVLIVETRHGWICANAGVDQSNVGLETAALLPEDPDRSAQTLRDRIRRLTALDLAIIVSDTFGRPWREGLTNVAIGVAGLEPIKSYLGERDPAGHVLQATLLAIADELAGAAELVMGKLSRIPVAIVRGLAVVRAEATSKALLRDPARDLFR
- a CDS encoding Ldh family oxidoreductase, yielding MASEGAVVVHHEQLKRFITEVLGALGMRRPIAEHTAALMVQTDLRGVDSHGIGMLPLYVEWTRKGYIDPAAEPLVVRDELATALVDGQRGLGHWTSTRAMTLAIEKAKAFGAGFVAVRNSNHFGACACYSMMALPHQLVGIAMTNSFVPAMVPTFGRKAMLSTNPLSVAVPAGGEPPFVLDMATTTVAMGKLTIASRWRKSIPEGWALDEQGHPASDPDVALKNRLLTPLGGSRELGSHKGYGLGAVVDILSGVLPGAVYGDLFLRSGMEERRHTNVGHFFGAIDIARFRPLDEFRAAMDDMLRALKATPPAEGQERVWVAGEPETECERRRLVEGIPLAPALVSEVNELALTLGVAPLG